The Brassica oleracea var. oleracea cultivar TO1000 chromosome C6, BOL, whole genome shotgun sequence genomic interval AGACATATAATTTTGTGTATAGAATATTTGTTAGGTTTGGTTATCATTTGAGTATTTTGAATTGCATATACTTCTCCATGTTAAACAATATTTTCTGGTTCTACACATAATAGAATTTTGATTAATTTTGTTAATTGCATATATCTTGATTTATTTTCTTACGTTTGAAAATATATTTTAGTGAAATTATGCATGATTTTATATATGTTGTTTTGAAAAATATATATTATTTTAATGTAAACGATTAAACATTATATAAACTGAACATAACACTAAATTTTTGAAAGTTCATGGACATATATAAACTCTACGATAAACTTAATTTATTTTGTCATCAACTTAAATAGACTCGATTAACACTTTGTTAACCAATAGAGAGATTATGTGTCCATAGGAAAAACTCAAATTAAATAGTTAGTTAATATTTTATTTATATGTTTGAGTCACTAAATGATTTATATTTATAAAATAATTATAATAATATATAGATAATAACATGTTGCTTCATTAGTTAGAGCTTTAATTTCGATTATAAAAGTTTAAACTGGTTAAATTAATTACATTTTTGATATGTACATCTATTCATCCAAATTGAATCACAATTATTTTGGTTCTATTTAGAATATAACCGAGTTAGTTTTGTTAATTGCATATATCTTGATTTATTTTCTTATGTTTGAAAATATATTTTAGTTAAATAATGCATGATTTTATATATGTTGTTTAGAAAAATATATATTATTTTAATGTGAACGATTAAACGTTATATAAACTGAACATAACACTAAAGTTTTGAAAGTTCATGGACATATATAAACTCTACGATATACTTAATTTTTTTGTCATCAACTTAAATAGACTCGATTAACACTCTGTTAACCAATAGGGAGATTCTGTGTCCATAGGAAAAACTCAATTAAAATAGTTAGTTAATATTTTATTTATATGTTTGAGTCACTAAATGATTTATATATATAAAATAATTATAATAATATATAGATAATATCATGTTCCTTCATTAGTTAGAGCTTTAATTTCGATTATAAAAGTTTAAATTGGTTAAATTAATTACATTTTTGATATGTACATCTATTCATCCAAATTGAATCACAATTATTTTGGTTCTATTTACAATATAATCGAGTTAGTTTTGCACATTGTATTTATTTCGGTTATGCAAACAAAGAAATAAGAAAATCTAAATTATGTCAACTATGCATAATAGTTTCAGTTTATTAAGGTTACTGGTTTTTGTTACTTATTATTTAATTTTGTAAAATATTTTGATAAAAATAAATCTTATCAGTAAAATATATTGATAAAAATATTTAATATTTTTAATATCTATTATGATACTTGAAATTATGTTTTAAAGGGAAAGTTATTTATTTATTAAAATATCAAGCATATTTGGTGGATTTTGTTTTTATGAAATCAATTCATATACAAAATAAATTATTTTAAAATTTTGAAGTGTTTTGCTTTTTTTATATATTTGATTTTGAAACCTGAGTAAATTAATAAAAAAGCTAAAATTAAAATCTAAGTGACAAAAATATCAATAAGGCATAAATATTGTGATTTTGATATTATGTTTAAAGGTAAATTATTATTTAAAAATATAAAGCTTATTTTTAGTTTCCTTTTTTGAAATCCACATTTTAAAATTTTATAAAAAAAAATCTTTTATTATTTGGAAACCAATATGAAAAAAGAAAGCAAAAATTAAAAATCTAACTAACAATATATGAGAAAAGCAAAAAAAAAGTTATAATAATTGTGTTAGATATAATAATTTAATTTATTAAAGATATTTTTGTCATTAACCAGTGTTAGAATTAACATGAACACAACACGTTGGAAACTAACTTCTCGAATAATATTACAAAAATTATAAGATTTCTTGTAAACATTATTTAAAGATTACAACATCTGCATTCTAGTTTCATCCCTATCGTAGGATTTTTACTTTTTTTTTTTTGGTAGCCTCTCAGAAATCGGACTGGAAAGGTTTGTAAGTCTTGATTTTACTAACAATGCCAACTACAGATCCTGCTGCCGCGGCTAAAGAGACAATAAGACAAACCAAACTCAAGACTTGAAGACAAAGCCATCTTGTGCTCCAACTCGGCACATTCTTCTGTGCAATGTACATTTCCACAGGGAAATAAACCGTTAGAGGCCAAAAGCCGATGGCCCCCAAGAGACCAACAACATCGTTAAAGAAAGGCATTAGCATTGAGATCAACGTTATTGTAATCACAAAGACCGTCCTCCACACGAGCCTAAAGAAATTTAAACAGAAGGGCTTGGATCCAGAAAAGAGTGGAATCTCTATCTCTTTTGTGACGAACGTACTCTCTGGATACATCTTGGAAGCTTTTTTCTCGACAAAGGCAAAGATTGGTTGGGCATAGACTTGGTAAGCTCCGACTAGATGGATCAATATGGCGAGATTGGCTATGTTAAGCAACCAATACGGGTTTGTGAAGCCTCCAGCAGCGAGGAGGTTTTCGGGTGCAGACTCTCCGAATGCTGCATACCCCACGCAGCCACAGAGCGTGTAGAAGAAGGTCGTTACTGCCACACTTACGAGAGCTGCTTTCTTCATCGTGATTTCTTCAGAAGGCGGTGATTTTAACGTGTCCTGCAACCAATCATATCATTAAACCAACTCTGAGCTATTGTTGCTCATACACACACTTGTATATAGAAAATAAAATACCTGAATCTCGACGAAAATCATGGAGTAAGCGTAGGCAAACGCAATATTTCCAAGAGCCTGAAAGGTCCTCCACATTTTCCCGGTGGGTGTCACTGTCCCAATGGTGACTCCAGTGAGAGTGCCTTTAATCTCTTTGTTCTCAACCAATTTGGAGATTCCAAGGCCAAGCCCAATGGTGGAGTAACCAAAAGACATGACTGCAGCAACGAGGGACAGCCACCATAACTGATCAAAATCAGGAATCTGCGATAATAAGATTTGTAATACACCGAACCCAATAATGTAAGCATTGCCATTGACAGGACATGGTGCTTTCCCCCGATTGTTATGGTGGCAAGTTGTCCTCTGGATTGCTCTGTTGTTTTCCCCCATCATAATTAGCAGAAAACAAACAATAATTAAACCAGGAAACAGTCACAGCTTTTTTTAAAGTAACTGTTGCAGATTATTTAATACTATATTGAAAGTGCATTGCTGAGCCGACTTGTATTCAACAGCAAAGAAACAAACAAAACAGTTGGAAACTAAGTTTGAACTTACATGAGGCTTATAGCTGATGCAATAGTGTAACCAATTGCAGTACCAAAGAGATTAACATACTGCACAATTCCACATAGTTTCACCTTAATGCCACCTGATAATTTTACAAAAGAAATCAAATGTCAATACCCTACAAAAAAACAGCTTTTAAAGTTTAATTAGTGAGGAACTTTATTTTCAACTGCATTACAGGTATTTGATCTTTTGACTATTCTACTATTCATGTGATTATTCTAAAAGAAAGCAGAGATGGGATGGGGGGATTTACCGAGGTTGGAGTGGATAGCGTCCATGTAAGTGTAGTTTCTCTTGCCGGTGACAGGGTCCCCAGAGCGGTAACAAGAAGCGAGGAGAGTAGAAGTGTAATAACTGACAAAAGAAAAGAGTAGCATTGCCACTGGACCAGCCACCCAACCAAGCTGAGCAATAGCCCATGCCAGAGACAATACTCCTGACCCAATTACTGCTGTTATGATATGTGCACTTGTAGTCCACACCGTCCCTGAACCACCCCCAATCAAATGACAACAATTTTCGTAAAGAGAGTCAAAATTGCCACTTGAAGCGTCTACAAGGGAACCACAACGGTTTTCCTAAACGTTGAACTCGCATGGATATATTTTTTCCCCACAAAATCATTTTTGTTTTTATAAAGTACAAATAGTTACAGAATTAGAAGAATATAAAAGTGGGCTGAATAAAGCACTACTCTCTTTTTTTTTGTTCCATTCAAATTCATGTTTACGAGTATGAATAATTTATTTCCAAAACAATTAAATTCATTTTGACCTAAGTTATAATAGCCTGTTTAGCTTCAATCAACTGGGAAAATTATATGCATTTAAATTAATTGGATGAAATTTACCGGTTCGCTTTGGACGGCCATCATCGTCTAATAACTCGGAGCTGCTTCGAGGAAGTACATCTCCCTGAACATTCTTGACATCCTCGACCATTTTCTTCTTTTTGACCGACACAATTCCAAATAATACTCAAGATTTTATTTTTTTTTCGACAGAAAACTCCTTTGACGTTTTTGGCTGTTTTATCGGTTAGATCTCAAATTTTGAATGGAAAGGAATGAAA includes:
- the LOC106298907 gene encoding amino acid permease 5-like, which encodes MVEDVKNVQGDVLPRSSSELLDDDGRPKRTGTVWTTSAHIITAVIGSGVLSLAWAIAQLGWVAGPVAMLLFSFVSYYTSTLLASCYRSGDPVTGKRNYTYMDAIHSNLGGIKVKLCGIVQYVNLFGTAIGYTIASAISLIAIQRTTCHHNNRGKAPCPVNGNAYIIGFGVLQILLSQIPDFDQLWWLSLVAAVMSFGYSTIGLGLGISKLVENKEIKGTLTGVTIGTVTPTGKMWRTFQALGNIAFAYAYSMIFVEIQDTLKSPPSEEITMKKAALVSVAVTTFFYTLCGCVGYAAFGESAPENLLAAGGFTNPYWLLNIANLAILIHLVGAYQVYAQPIFAFVEKKASKMYPESTFVTKEIEIPLFSGSKPFCLNFFRLVWRTVFVITITLISMLMPFFNDVVGLLGAIGFWPLTVYFPVEMYIAQKNVPSWSTRWLCLQVLSLVCLIVSLAAAAGSVVGIVSKIKTYKPFQSDF